In a genomic window of Nodosilinea sp. E11:
- the crtO gene encoding beta-carotene ketolase CrtO — MQTFDVIIIGAGHNGLVCAGYLLKAGYSVLLLEKRSIPGGAATTEEAMPEEAPGFHFNLCAIDHEFIHLGPVVDELELERYGLEYLFCDPVAFCPQADGKAFLAHRSVDKTCAEIARYSTRDAEKYKEFIAFWDTLTQAITPIFNAPPKSIIDILGNYGMHNLKDLLSILGGVDQTLDLVRTMLNSPENTLNEWFDTELVKAPLARLASELGGPPSEKTLAVGSMMMGLRHNPGVARPRGGTGALVDALVRMVQDHDGTILCDQSVERLLISSEGRVDGVRVAGGQEYRATKGVISNIDAQRLFQDLVPAADSQAFAPGLGERLDRRIVNNNEGILKIDCALSEMPRFEAHDHQDEYLIGSVLIADSVDQVQTAHTMPMQGLIPDHDPSLYVVVPTVLDPSMAPPGQHTLWIEFFAPYQVKGAEGTGLFGTGWTDELKHKVADRVLDKLADYAPNLKQSVIARRVESPAELTQRIGVRKGNHYHIDMSLDQMVFFRPLPELANYQTPIDGLFLTGAGTHPGGSISGMPGRNCARVFLSVQEPLSYNLKEAGNWLKDRFKSAVGMGS, encoded by the coding sequence ATGCAAACGTTTGATGTCATTATTATTGGTGCAGGTCACAATGGCTTGGTTTGCGCCGGGTATTTGTTGAAGGCAGGCTACAGTGTCTTGCTGTTAGAAAAGCGCTCCATTCCGGGTGGAGCGGCCACTACCGAAGAAGCTATGCCAGAGGAAGCTCCCGGCTTTCATTTCAACCTCTGTGCCATTGATCATGAGTTTATTCACCTTGGCCCTGTCGTCGATGAGCTAGAGCTAGAACGCTACGGCCTAGAGTATCTATTCTGCGACCCGGTGGCCTTTTGCCCTCAGGCCGACGGGAAGGCATTTTTGGCCCACCGCTCTGTCGATAAAACCTGTGCTGAAATTGCCCGCTACAGCACCCGAGATGCAGAAAAATATAAAGAATTTATCGCCTTTTGGGATACTCTCACTCAGGCTATCACCCCCATCTTTAACGCCCCGCCAAAATCGATCATCGATATTCTGGGCAACTACGGGATGCATAACTTAAAAGATCTGCTGTCGATCTTGGGTGGTGTTGATCAGACGCTAGATCTGGTGCGCACCATGCTCAACAGCCCCGAAAACACGCTGAATGAGTGGTTTGACACTGAATTGGTTAAAGCTCCCCTGGCCCGGTTGGCCTCAGAGCTGGGTGGCCCCCCCTCCGAAAAGACCCTAGCCGTCGGCTCAATGATGATGGGGCTGCGCCACAACCCAGGGGTAGCTCGTCCCCGGGGCGGCACCGGTGCCCTAGTCGATGCGTTAGTGCGCATGGTGCAAGACCACGACGGTACCATTCTCTGTGATCAGTCCGTAGAGCGGTTATTGATCAGCAGTGAAGGGCGAGTTGATGGGGTGCGAGTTGCCGGGGGGCAAGAATATCGGGCCACCAAAGGGGTGATTTCAAATATTGATGCCCAGCGCCTCTTCCAAGATTTGGTGCCGGCGGCTGATAGCCAAGCCTTTGCCCCCGGCCTAGGCGAACGCCTCGATCGCCGCATTGTCAACAACAATGAAGGCATTCTCAAAATCGATTGCGCTCTGTCAGAAATGCCCCGCTTTGAGGCCCACGACCACCAGGATGAGTACCTGATTGGCTCAGTCTTGATTGCTGACTCGGTCGATCAAGTGCAGACGGCTCACACCATGCCCATGCAAGGGCTGATTCCTGACCACGACCCATCGCTGTATGTGGTGGTGCCTACGGTGCTCGATCCCTCCATGGCCCCCCCCGGGCAACACACTCTATGGATTGAGTTCTTTGCCCCCTACCAGGTCAAAGGGGCTGAGGGCACGGGGCTATTCGGCACCGGCTGGACCGACGAACTTAAGCATAAAGTCGCCGATCGCGTGCTCGACAAGCTGGCCGACTACGCCCCCAACCTCAAACAGTCGGTGATCGCGCGGCGAGTAGAAAGCCCCGCTGAGCTGACTCAGCGGATTGGCGTCCGCAAGGGCAACCACTACCACATCGACATGAGCCTCGACCAGATGGTGTTCTTTCGACCGCTACCTGAGCTAGCCAACTACCAAACTCCGATTGACGGTTTGTTTTTGACAGGGGCCGGCACTCACCCCGGCGGCTCGATTTCAGGGATGCCAGGGCGCAACTGTGCGCGAGTGTTTTTGTCGGTGCAAGAACCCCTGAGCTACAACCTCAAGGAAGCCGGCAACTGGCTGAAAGACCGCTTTAAGTCTGCCGTCGGCATGGGGTCATAG
- a CDS encoding zinc-dependent alcohol dehydrogenase has translation MKAVCWHGTHDVRVDTVPDPKLLNPRDAIVKVTSTAICGSDLHLYDGFIPTMQSGDILGHEFMGEVVETGPSVTNLKAGDRVVIPFTISCGSCFFCERDLWSLCDNSNPNAWMAEKFYGHSPSGLFGYSHLMGGYAGGQAEYVRVPFADVGPLKVPDGLTDEQVLFLTDIFPTGYMAAENCDIQPGEVVAVWGCGPVGQFAIRSAFMLGAERVIAIDRVPERLALAQAGGAEILNYEELDAGEALKEMTGGRGPDCCIDAVGMEAHGTGPMALYDTVKQAVRLETGRPQVLRQAIAACRKGGKISVPGVYGGFIDKMPMGAFVNKGLTMRSGQTHVHKYLKPLLERVQQGDIDPSFLITHRLPLEEAPRAYKIFRDKEENCIKVVLKPFETAA, from the coding sequence ATGAAAGCTGTTTGCTGGCACGGCACCCACGATGTACGGGTCGATACTGTGCCCGACCCTAAACTTTTAAATCCGCGTGATGCGATCGTCAAAGTTACTTCTACGGCTATCTGTGGGTCTGACCTGCACCTCTATGATGGCTTTATTCCGACTATGCAGTCGGGCGATATTCTCGGCCACGAGTTTATGGGGGAAGTGGTAGAGACGGGGCCAAGCGTCACCAACCTCAAAGCGGGCGATCGCGTGGTCATTCCCTTCACTATCTCCTGTGGTAGCTGCTTTTTTTGTGAGCGCGATCTGTGGTCGTTGTGTGACAACTCTAACCCCAACGCCTGGATGGCCGAAAAATTCTATGGTCATTCGCCCTCGGGGTTGTTTGGCTACTCCCACCTGATGGGGGGCTATGCCGGGGGGCAAGCCGAGTACGTGCGGGTGCCCTTCGCCGATGTTGGGCCGCTCAAGGTGCCCGATGGTCTTACCGATGAGCAGGTGCTGTTTCTCACCGATATTTTCCCCACCGGCTACATGGCTGCCGAAAACTGCGACATTCAGCCCGGCGAAGTCGTGGCAGTGTGGGGCTGTGGTCCGGTTGGTCAGTTTGCCATTCGCAGCGCCTTTATGCTTGGGGCCGAGCGGGTGATCGCGATCGATCGCGTCCCTGAGCGGTTGGCCCTAGCCCAAGCCGGTGGGGCCGAAATTCTCAACTACGAAGAGCTGGATGCCGGGGAAGCCTTGAAGGAAATGACCGGTGGCCGTGGCCCCGACTGCTGTATTGATGCTGTTGGAATGGAGGCCCACGGCACTGGCCCCATGGCCCTCTACGACACCGTCAAACAAGCGGTGCGGTTAGAAACTGGACGGCCTCAGGTGCTACGCCAGGCGATCGCCGCTTGCCGCAAGGGGGGCAAAATCTCTGTGCCCGGCGTCTACGGCGGGTTTATCGACAAAATGCCTATGGGCGCGTTTGTGAATAAGGGCTTGACCATGCGATCGGGCCAAACCCACGTACACAAATATCTCAAACCCCTGTTAGAACGCGTACAGCAGGGCGATATTGACCCCAGCTTTCTCATTACCCACCGACTTCCCCTAGAGGAAGCGCCCCGAGCCTACAAAATTTTCCGCGACAAAGAAGAGAACTGCATCAAGGTCGTGCTCAAACCCTTCGAGACAGCGGCGTAA
- a CDS encoding SRPBCC family protein: MENAMSTHSSTDTEASSLEQWTSIIGGSALVLGGLQQRSLRGVLMAVAGGGLVYQGAQKKSTLKQVGEAAGLDKAIRVEKTVTINRPASELYSYWRRLENLPEFMRHIKSVQVFDDSRSHWVVNAPLDQSIEWDAVIVNDQPDHLIAWASAEDAEVDHSGFVRFQPATGNRGTEVKVVMEYELPGGVMAAAIAKLFGEEPEQQIGDDLNRFKQLMEAGEIATTEGQSTGA; this comes from the coding sequence ATGGAAAACGCAATGAGCACCCATTCTTCTACAGACACCGAAGCTAGCAGTCTAGAGCAGTGGACGTCGATTATCGGCGGCAGCGCACTCGTGCTCGGTGGCTTGCAGCAGCGATCGCTGCGGGGGGTGCTGATGGCCGTAGCCGGTGGTGGTTTAGTCTACCAGGGAGCGCAAAAGAAAAGCACCCTAAAGCAGGTCGGCGAGGCTGCCGGCCTTGACAAAGCCATTCGGGTAGAAAAAACGGTCACCATCAACCGCCCGGCGTCAGAACTCTACAGCTACTGGCGGCGGCTCGAAAATTTGCCCGAGTTTATGCGCCACATCAAGTCGGTGCAGGTGTTTGATGACAGTCGCTCTCACTGGGTAGTCAACGCTCCCCTCGATCAGAGCATTGAATGGGATGCCGTGATTGTCAACGATCAGCCCGACCACCTGATTGCCTGGGCTTCTGCCGAAGATGCCGAAGTGGACCACTCAGGCTTTGTACGGTTTCAACCGGCCACTGGTAACCGAGGCACCGAAGTCAAAGTGGTGATGGAGTATGAGCTGCCGGGCGGCGTCATGGCCGCTGCGATCGCCAAGTTGTTTGGCGAAGAACCCGAGCAGCAGATTGGCGATGACCTCAATCGCTTCAAACAATTGATGGAAGCGGGAGAAATTGCCACCACGGAAGGTCAATCTACGGGAGCTTAA
- a CDS encoding phage holin family protein: MWSILLSGLATALSLLVVDLIVPGVTINTLTAAAIAAAAVGVVNAVLKPALQTLTVPINAISFGAFSFILNGLCLWLASLVVPGFYVHGIIGFLVGPVVLSAVNTFIGSYLDKKAPAFLKDGSTASTELSTDNSSRL; the protein is encoded by the coding sequence ATGTGGAGCATTCTTTTATCAGGTCTGGCTACGGCCCTCAGCTTGCTAGTCGTTGACCTAATTGTGCCCGGTGTCACCATTAACACGCTGACTGCCGCTGCGATCGCTGCGGCTGCGGTAGGGGTAGTCAACGCTGTGCTTAAACCAGCGCTACAAACCCTAACTGTGCCCATCAATGCGATCAGCTTTGGGGCCTTTTCATTCATTCTGAATGGTCTGTGCCTGTGGCTGGCTTCTCTAGTGGTGCCTGGTTTCTACGTCCATGGCATTATCGGCTTTTTGGTAGGGCCTGTGGTGCTGTCGGCAGTCAACACTTTCATTGGCAGCTATTTAGACAAAAAAGCGCCTGCTTTTCTCAAGGACGGGTCTACTGCCAGTACTGAACTCAGCACTGACAACTCTTCCCGGCTGTAG
- a CDS encoding BON domain-containing protein: MMISLETGMLVLGLGVAIALLSRLPKTVNGSLVALTCLAVVLVGFTQPALAGAVNGDVLSNEQKDLNETLQTTPNDNQYQGIEYADVKGTPLGDQDITDRVERQVPENLKVSVSNGSVRLSGKVSDRSTAQAIINDVKAIPGVHEVAYDLGLKS, encoded by the coding sequence ATGATGATTTCTTTAGAAACTGGAATGCTAGTCCTCGGTTTAGGGGTAGCGATCGCCCTGCTGAGCCGTCTACCTAAAACGGTAAATGGCAGCTTGGTAGCCCTAACCTGTCTAGCAGTTGTACTAGTTGGCTTTACTCAGCCCGCTCTAGCGGGTGCAGTTAACGGCGATGTTTTATCTAATGAGCAGAAAGATCTCAACGAAACACTTCAGACAACGCCTAACGACAATCAATACCAAGGTATTGAGTATGCCGATGTCAAAGGCACACCCTTAGGCGATCAAGACATCACCGATCGAGTTGAGCGCCAGGTTCCTGAAAATCTGAAAGTCAGCGTTTCTAATGGTTCGGTACGACTGTCGGGTAAAGTCTCTGACCGCAGCACGGCCCAAGCCATCATTAACGATGTCAAAGCCATTCCTGGAGTGCACGAAGTCGCCTATGACCTCGGCCTAAAAAGCTAG